AAGAAAAAACAAAAATTGAAGAATTAATAGAAAAAAGAAATGTAGCTAAAAAAGCAAAAGATTTTGATACTGCAGATAAAGTAAGAGATGAAATTTCTGCTTTAGGAATTTCACTTATGGATACACCATCAGGTGTTGTTTGGGAAAAAGTTTAATACTTTTTTCTAAACTATGTAGGCATAAAAAAAGGGAAGAAGTTAAAACTTCTTCCCTTTTTTTGTGCTTTAACTAGAGATTATCTAGCAAATGCTGCATCAGTAACATTTTTAGTGTTAACGATGTATGGAACTAGTGCCATATGTCTAGCTCTTTTGATTGCTTTTTCTACCATTTCTTGAGAATTCTTAGAGTTTCCTGTAAGTCTTCTAGGCATAATTTTACCTCTTTCACTCATAGAAATCTTTAATAAATCAGAATTCTTATAATCAATGAAATCAACTTTCATTTCAGTATATTTACAATATTTTTTTCCGTATTTTCTTCTTTCAGCCATGTCGTTTTCCTTTAATTTCTAAAACGGTATTTCGTCTTCGTCGATATCTATTTCAGGTATTTTTTGCTCAGGCATTGAAGCTGCTTGAGGTTTATTACCACCATAGTTGTTCTGTCCATTTTGAGCATTAGAAGTTTTGTTATATTGATTTTCTGCTGGTTGGCTATACGATCCTTGAGGATTATAACCTTGGTTATCCCCAGCATTATTATTCATTGAATCACTTTTTGAATCTAACATTTTCATAGTTTCAACTCTTAAAGAGTGTCTATTTCTGTTAGTTCCATCTTGAGCAGTCCACTGTTCAAATACAAGTCTACCTTCTAATAAAACTTTTGAACCTTTTCGTAAGTATTGA
This sequence is a window from Poseidonibacter parvus. Protein-coding genes within it:
- the rpsR gene encoding 30S ribosomal protein S18, which codes for MAERRKYGKKYCKYTEMKVDFIDYKNSDLLKISMSERGKIMPRRLTGNSKNSQEMVEKAIKRARHMALVPYIVNTKNVTDAAFAR
- a CDS encoding single-stranded DNA-binding protein — protein: MYNKVIMVGNLTRDIELRYLPSGAAIAKSALATSFKYKSAAGEQKDEVCFLDFNMFGRSAEVANQYLRKGSKVLLEGRLVFEQWTAQDGTNRNRHSLRVETMKMLDSKSDSMNNNAGDNQGYNPQGSYSQPAENQYNKTSNAQNGQNNYGGNKPQAASMPEQKIPEIDIDEDEIPF